The Acidianus manzaensis genome has a window encoding:
- a CDS encoding B3/4 domain-containing protein, whose translation MNIRICQKCKDLGIFVSHTEVLGVTNSKGKSEDELKKVEDLYSNEESEELKNNPIVRAYRDFYWKIGIDPTKIRPAGEALRRRITRTGKLPRINDIVDLGNVVSSNTLVPIGIYDLSKVKGEPSIILSRGGEEFYPIGKDKPEILEKGIPIMVDSEKVMHIYPHRDSKITSVTENTKDILIVSAGVKGVPETLILEASKSVACLIQKYLGGRITHEVIIS comes from the coding sequence ATGAATATACGCATATGTCAAAAGTGTAAAGATCTTGGAATATTCGTATCTCACACTGAAGTTTTAGGTGTAACTAATTCAAAAGGAAAATCAGAAGACGAATTAAAAAAAGTAGAGGACTTGTATTCTAACGAAGAATCAGAAGAATTAAAAAACAATCCTATAGTTAGAGCATACAGGGATTTTTATTGGAAAATAGGAATAGATCCAACAAAGATAAGGCCAGCAGGAGAAGCTTTAAGAAGAAGAATAACTAGGACTGGAAAGTTACCTAGGATAAACGATATAGTAGATCTAGGGAATGTAGTAAGCTCAAACACATTAGTCCCAATTGGAATCTACGACCTTTCAAAAGTAAAAGGAGAGCCTTCCATAATTTTAAGTAGGGGAGGAGAAGAATTTTATCCAATAGGAAAAGATAAACCAGAAATTCTAGAAAAAGGAATACCGATAATGGTTGATTCTGAAAAAGTAATGCATATATATCCACATAGAGATTCAAAAATAACTAGTGTAACAGAAAATACAAAAGATATTCTAATAGTATCTGCAGGAGTAAAAGGAGTTCCAGAAACACTAATTTTAGAAGCATCCAAAAGTGTAGCATGTCTAATTCAAAAATATTTAGGTGGAAGAATTACACATGAAGTGATCATATCTTGA
- a CDS encoding homoserine dehydrogenase, whose translation MKILLLGFGNVGKAFRKLVNEKDRAKELQNVKIIGIVNSKGLMIGDNENFKVDKKIDLLQAIDEVQPDVIVDMLPANYNNGEPSLSLYLNALHKGIHVITTNKAPLALKYSEIMKEAEKHNAKVLFQGTVMSGTPSVNLYKVMPGQRVFRIKGILNGTTNYILTKMYEGLDYNSALKEAQDKGYAERDPELDINGFDAAGKISILTNVYFGKNITIHDVKFEGIKNINNELINKTREKGTKIKLIAYSDGKETYVKPLEIDKNDPLYNVNGVLNALEIESDIQNTTIIGPGAGPINAAYGALSDLILLIRT comes from the coding sequence TTGAAAATACTACTGTTAGGATTCGGAAACGTAGGAAAAGCATTTAGAAAACTAGTTAATGAAAAAGATAGAGCAAAAGAGTTACAAAATGTAAAGATAATAGGTATAGTAAATTCTAAAGGATTAATGATAGGTGATAATGAGAATTTTAAAGTAGATAAGAAAATTGATTTGCTTCAAGCAATAGACGAAGTACAACCAGATGTTATTGTAGATATGCTACCTGCAAATTATAATAATGGCGAACCATCATTATCTTTATACTTAAACGCACTTCATAAAGGCATTCATGTTATTACTACAAATAAAGCACCACTCGCTTTGAAATATTCAGAAATAATGAAAGAAGCAGAAAAACATAACGCTAAAGTCTTGTTCCAAGGTACAGTAATGAGCGGAACACCTTCTGTAAATCTGTATAAAGTAATGCCTGGCCAAAGAGTTTTTAGAATAAAAGGAATACTAAATGGAACAACTAATTATATTCTTACTAAGATGTATGAAGGATTAGACTACAACTCAGCATTAAAGGAAGCACAAGATAAAGGTTACGCTGAAAGAGATCCAGAATTAGACATAAACGGTTTTGATGCAGCAGGCAAAATAAGTATATTAACCAACGTATATTTTGGCAAAAATATAACTATTCACGATGTAAAATTTGAAGGAATAAAAAATATAAATAATGAATTAATAAATAAAACTAGAGAAAAAGGGACTAAAATAAAATTAATAGCTTACTCAGATGGAAAGGAAACTTATGTAAAGCCTTTGGAGATAGATAAAAACGATCCACTTTATAATGTTAATGGCGTTTTAAATGCCTTAGAAATTGAGAGCGATATACAAAATACAACCATAATAGGCCCTGGAGCAGGCCCAATTAATGCAGCATATGGTGCTTTATCGGATCTAATACTTTTAATTAGAACGTGA
- the cyoE gene encoding heme o synthase produces the protein MAVSPRIRLIYYAKLSKPRIIWLLDLAALAGAFLTGKILLINLIAVLIGGTLASGGSMIVNEGVEIDRDKVMKRTSKRPTVMGYVSKKEAIIVGSTLLGIGSLIGLIANPLTALFILLGGLIYIFVYTIWLKPRSPLNIVIGGFAGSAAAWAGYAAMTNNFTLASLLLGLLIFMWTPGHFWSLALKFKEDYSKAGIPMLPVLLPEKSAAKYIAISNILMIPFALILYLYVGMIYLVIASIFSAILLLFSFKLLKNPTGEEAWRSFKISAPYLAILLIALIIIKIV, from the coding sequence ATGGCAGTTTCGCCTAGAATTAGACTTATCTATTATGCTAAATTAAGTAAACCAAGAATTATATGGCTGTTAGATTTAGCAGCTTTAGCTGGAGCCTTCTTAACTGGCAAGATACTTCTAATAAATTTAATAGCAGTTCTTATAGGAGGTACTCTAGCTTCTGGAGGTTCAATGATAGTAAACGAAGGGGTAGAAATTGATAGAGATAAGGTAATGAAAAGGACTTCAAAAAGACCTACAGTTATGGGATATGTAAGTAAGAAAGAAGCAATAATAGTAGGAAGTACCTTATTAGGTATTGGTAGCTTGATAGGTTTAATAGCAAATCCCCTTACTGCTTTATTTATTCTTTTAGGAGGTTTAATTTATATTTTTGTATATACTATTTGGTTAAAACCCAGATCACCTTTAAATATAGTAATAGGTGGATTTGCTGGTAGTGCAGCAGCATGGGCTGGTTATGCAGCTATGACAAATAATTTTACTCTAGCATCACTTCTTTTAGGCTTATTAATATTCATGTGGACGCCAGGTCATTTCTGGTCTTTAGCGTTAAAATTTAAGGAAGATTATAGTAAGGCAGGAATACCTATGTTACCAGTATTATTACCAGAGAAATCTGCTGCAAAATATATTGCTATATCAAATATATTAATGATACCATTTGCGCTTATATTATATCTTTACGTAGGAATGATTTATCTAGTCATTGCTAGTATATTTTCTGCAATTTTACTATTGTTCTCCTTTAAATTGCTTAAAAATCCTACTGGAGAAGAAGCGTGGAGATCATTTAAAATATCTGCTCCATATTTAGCTATACTACTAATAGCATTAATAATAATAAAAATAGTTTAA
- a CDS encoding enoyl-CoA hydratase/isomerase family protein, whose product MENISVKKENKIGWIILNRPDKLNALSLAMLTEIEEAIKQFEVDNEVNLVIFTGNGKAFSAGADISQFKELNSISAINFARKGRKVMDYIESLMKPTIAMINGYALGGGLELALACDFRISAEEAQLGLPEINLGIYPGFGGTQRLVRLIGKAKAMEMMMTGDRISSKEAERIGLVNKVVPLSNLEEETLKFANKLLEKSPISLAILKSVILYGNDSPILDGLNMESLGWGVAFSTQDQKEGVSAFLEKRKPNFKGV is encoded by the coding sequence ATGGAAAACATTTCTGTTAAAAAAGAAAATAAAATTGGATGGATAATATTAAACAGACCAGATAAATTAAACGCACTAAGCTTAGCAATGTTAACTGAAATAGAGGAGGCTATAAAACAATTTGAAGTAGATAACGAAGTTAATCTGGTAATATTCACAGGAAATGGAAAAGCTTTCTCAGCAGGAGCAGACATATCACAATTTAAGGAATTAAACTCCATTTCAGCAATAAACTTTGCCAGAAAAGGAAGAAAAGTAATGGATTACATTGAAAGCCTAATGAAACCTACTATTGCAATGATTAATGGATATGCATTAGGTGGAGGACTAGAATTAGCACTAGCTTGTGATTTTAGAATATCTGCTGAAGAAGCACAATTAGGATTACCTGAAATAAATCTTGGAATATACCCAGGTTTTGGAGGAACACAAAGGTTAGTAAGATTAATAGGAAAAGCCAAAGCAATGGAAATGATGATGACAGGAGATAGAATAAGCAGTAAAGAAGCTGAAAGAATAGGATTAGTAAATAAAGTTGTACCATTGTCAAACTTAGAAGAAGAGACTCTAAAGTTTGCAAATAAATTACTCGAAAAATCTCCAATTTCTCTAGCTATATTAAAGTCTGTAATACTATATGGAAATGATTCACCTATATTAGATGGACTAAATATGGAAAGCTTAGGCTGGGGAGTAGCATTTTCAACTCAAGATCAAAAAGAAGGAGTATCAGCTTTCTTAGAAAAAAGAAAACCAAATTTCAAAGGAGTATAA
- the amrS gene encoding AmmeMemoRadiSam system radical SAM enzyme, with product MSKEAVLYRISENRVQCLACARRCLIGEGQIGFCGVRSVHNGKLYLDVYGKIAAAHIDPIEKKPLVHFYPGSKVFSFSTFGCNWMCMYCQNYDISQRRKNEGYEISPEDIVEMARGYDVDGITYTYNEPAIFAEFAHDTGVIARKYGLFNTMVSNGYWTEELVEYSKDFLDAVTIDFKGNGEAKFMKRYTGASGPEPIIDTIRELNKNGVHVEITDLIIPQIGDNLEAAKSLLSKLYDELGPDVPIHFLRFHPDYKLDYIPNTPVETLEKHYRLAKEIGFRFAYIGNVPGHPYESTYCPNCGNLVIGRYGFRITDWNLTEDMRCKYCGYKLPILGKLSKKAFDDRFEPVFI from the coding sequence ATGAGTAAAGAAGCAGTACTTTATAGAATATCAGAAAATAGAGTCCAGTGCCTAGCATGCGCTAGAAGATGTTTAATTGGAGAAGGCCAAATAGGATTTTGTGGAGTAAGATCAGTACATAATGGCAAATTATATCTTGACGTATATGGAAAAATAGCTGCAGCACATATTGATCCCATAGAGAAAAAACCATTAGTTCATTTCTATCCTGGATCTAAAGTTTTCTCGTTTTCTACTTTTGGATGTAATTGGATGTGCATGTATTGCCAAAACTATGATATAAGCCAAAGAAGGAAGAACGAAGGATATGAAATTTCACCAGAAGATATAGTTGAAATGGCAAGAGGATATGACGTAGACGGAATTACATATACTTATAATGAGCCTGCTATATTTGCTGAATTTGCTCATGATACTGGTGTTATCGCTAGGAAATATGGACTTTTTAACACAATGGTGAGTAATGGCTACTGGACTGAAGAACTAGTTGAATATTCTAAAGACTTTTTAGATGCTGTAACTATTGACTTTAAAGGAAATGGAGAAGCTAAATTTATGAAAAGATATACTGGAGCATCAGGACCAGAACCAATTATAGACACTATACGAGAACTTAATAAAAATGGAGTTCATGTAGAAATTACCGATTTGATAATCCCTCAAATTGGAGATAATTTAGAAGCTGCAAAGAGTTTACTAAGTAAATTGTATGACGAGTTAGGACCAGATGTTCCTATTCATTTTCTAAGATTTCATCCTGACTATAAATTAGACTATATTCCTAATACTCCTGTTGAAACTTTAGAGAAGCATTATAGATTAGCTAAAGAGATAGGATTTAGATTCGCGTATATAGGTAATGTTCCAGGTCATCCTTATGAAAGTACTTATTGTCCTAACTGTGGTAATTTGGTAATAGGCAGGTATGGTTTTAGAATAACAGATTGGAATCTAACTGAAGATATGAGATGTAAATATTGTGGATATAAATTACCTATATTAGGAAAACTATCTAAAAAAGCCTTTGATGATAGATTTGAGCCAGTATTCATATAA
- a CDS encoding DUF309 domain-containing protein yields MEIKVMRYLLIYPPNVDTSILDNIKIVDIRKCKFTEIDIQDDPEKVIKKLGKPLEIVNTSEIKGNFASLFSDCRFWEAHEVLEEKWKINNNEMERKYLQALILICASMIKYLKGQKEISDKLLNQALSLISELPEDVLPFFYVRFCLNS; encoded by the coding sequence TTGGAAATAAAAGTTATGAGATATTTACTTATTTATCCTCCTAATGTTGACACAAGTATCCTTGATAATATAAAAATTGTAGATATCAGAAAATGTAAATTTACAGAGATAGATATCCAAGATGATCCAGAAAAGGTAATAAAAAAATTAGGTAAGCCATTAGAGATTGTTAATACTTCAGAAATAAAGGGAAATTTTGCTTCATTGTTTTCCGATTGTAGGTTTTGGGAAGCGCATGAAGTCTTAGAAGAAAAATGGAAGATAAATAATAACGAAATGGAAAGGAAGTATTTGCAAGCACTTATTCTTATCTGTGCTTCTATGATAAAATATTTGAAAGGACAAAAAGAGATTTCTGACAAATTACTTAATCAAGCGTTATCTCTTATATCCGAACTTCCTGAGGATGTCCTTCCTTTCTTTTATGTCAGATTCTGTCTCAACTCCTAA
- a CDS encoding adenosine-specific kinase: MIKIDVVKIDIPEGTNVIVGHSHFIKTVEDLYETLASSSPTIKFGFAFSEASGKRLIRYDGNDQELINLAIENLKKISAGHTFIVYIKNAYPINVLNRIKNVEEVVGIYAATANPLQILVAETDQGRGVIGVVDGFTPLGVETESDIKERKDILRKFGYKR, translated from the coding sequence ATGATAAAAATAGATGTAGTTAAAATAGATATTCCAGAAGGTACAAACGTAATAGTAGGTCATTCTCATTTTATTAAAACTGTAGAAGATTTGTACGAAACTTTAGCTTCTTCATCCCCAACAATAAAATTCGGCTTTGCTTTTTCAGAAGCAAGCGGGAAGAGATTAATAAGATATGATGGTAATGATCAAGAATTAATAAATTTAGCAATAGAGAATTTAAAGAAAATCTCTGCTGGACATACGTTTATAGTATATATAAAAAACGCATATCCCATAAATGTTTTAAATAGAATAAAAAATGTAGAAGAAGTTGTTGGAATATATGCTGCTACAGCAAATCCATTACAGATTTTAGTGGCTGAAACTGATCAAGGTAGAGGAGTCATAGGTGTAGTAGACGGATTTACGCCTTTAGGAGTTGAGACAGAATCTGACATAAAAGAAAGGAAGGACATCCTCAGGAAGTTCGGATATAAGAGATAA
- a CDS encoding prealbumin-like fold domain-containing protein, protein MNKKVLLIVGVVILLLTGIGVFIASSYKTTVSVSNIPTSGSTETLEVKVIMNYGPFGGTAPLSDAVVQIYNSSGFITENFTNAQGVAVFHLPAGEYKVEVTDLHYSYSINLDSSKEISINYAYLYS, encoded by the coding sequence ATGAATAAGAAGGTATTGTTAATTGTAGGTGTTGTAATTTTACTATTAACTGGAATAGGAGTTTTTATAGCATCTAGTTACAAAACGACTGTTTCAGTCTCTAATATACCTACATCTGGATCTACAGAAACCTTAGAAGTCAAAGTTATCATGAATTATGGACCTTTTGGTGGTACAGCTCCATTAAGCGATGCAGTAGTTCAAATATATAATAGTTCTGGATTTATTACTGAGAATTTCACTAATGCTCAAGGAGTTGCAGTATTTCATTTACCTGCTGGAGAATATAAGGTAGAAGTTACTGATTTACATTATTCTTACAGTATTAATCTAGACTCATCTAAAGAAATATCTATAAACTATGCATATTTATATTCTTAA
- a CDS encoding cupin domain-containing protein, which produces MEKVLEREDKQEELTKNIKELVKEIEKEDDLKVVTFMEFTPPPKQVKPKVIKFNTALQLLRLIAKEGKIQKGVAKIMFYSPSTDRSRGLTPSMMAGLQYVEPGVATEPHSHNMASIYLVVKGKGYSIIDKEKYYWEEGDIFVVPANAVHSHVNTGNEEVVLFDVTDSGLLENLGILEFKEEK; this is translated from the coding sequence ATGGAGAAAGTTTTAGAAAGAGAAGATAAGCAGGAAGAACTAACTAAAAACATTAAGGAATTAGTAAAAGAAATAGAAAAGGAAGATGATTTGAAAGTAGTCACTTTCATGGAATTTACACCACCACCAAAACAAGTAAAACCTAAAGTTATTAAATTTAATACGGCATTACAGCTATTAAGATTAATAGCAAAAGAAGGAAAAATACAGAAAGGAGTAGCAAAAATAATGTTTTACTCTCCAAGTACTGATAGATCTAGAGGATTAACACCATCAATGATGGCTGGATTACAATACGTAGAGCCAGGAGTAGCTACAGAACCACATTCTCACAATATGGCCTCAATATATTTAGTAGTAAAAGGAAAAGGATATTCAATAATAGACAAAGAAAAGTATTATTGGGAAGAAGGAGACATTTTCGTAGTACCTGCAAATGCAGTACACTCTCATGTGAATACTGGAAATGAAGAAGTAGTACTATTTGATGTTACTGATTCTGGCTTGTTAGAAAATCTTGGCATATTAGAGTTTAAAGAAGAAAAATAG
- a CDS encoding 3-hydroxyacyl-CoA dehydrogenase family protein → MIKNVSVIGAGLIGSGWATLLATKGYQVYLYTDKKETLDKGISKIKSYLEIMKNTNLVTESPEYYLKNIKTTTDLDEATQNPDFVIEAIIEDYDAKKKLFGYLDNKLDKNVILGSSTSGLLMTEIQKAMKRYPERGVIVHPWNPPHLLPLVEIVPGEKTSKEVLDTTKEFMEALDRVVVVLKKEVPGFLGNRLAFALFREAVYLVDEGIASVEDIDKVMTAAIGLRWAFMGPFLTYHLGGGEGGLEYFFSRGFGYGANEWMNTLAKYDKFPYTGVVKAVQQMKEYSAIKGKSFQELSKWRDEKLFKIYKIVWGDKENNK, encoded by the coding sequence ATGATCAAAAACGTTTCAGTAATAGGAGCTGGGTTAATAGGCTCTGGTTGGGCTACACTATTAGCGACAAAGGGATATCAAGTATACTTGTATACAGATAAAAAAGAAACCTTAGATAAAGGAATAAGTAAAATAAAATCTTACTTAGAAATAATGAAAAATACTAATTTAGTAACTGAATCGCCAGAATATTATTTAAAAAATATTAAAACTACAACCGATCTTGACGAGGCAACTCAGAATCCAGATTTTGTAATCGAAGCCATAATAGAAGATTATGATGCTAAAAAGAAATTATTCGGATATTTAGATAATAAATTAGATAAAAACGTTATTCTGGGAAGTAGTACCTCTGGATTATTAATGACAGAGATACAAAAAGCAATGAAAAGATATCCAGAGAGAGGAGTAATCGTACATCCATGGAATCCACCTCATTTACTACCATTAGTAGAAATAGTTCCAGGAGAGAAGACAAGTAAAGAAGTATTAGATACTACAAAAGAATTCATGGAAGCTTTAGATAGAGTCGTTGTAGTTTTAAAGAAAGAAGTACCAGGATTTCTAGGAAATAGATTAGCTTTTGCATTGTTTAGAGAAGCAGTATATTTAGTAGACGAAGGAATAGCATCAGTTGAAGATATAGATAAAGTCATGACGGCAGCTATAGGTCTAAGATGGGCATTCATGGGACCTTTCTTAACGTATCATTTAGGTGGAGGAGAAGGTGGTTTAGAGTATTTCTTCAGCAGAGGCTTTGGATATGGAGCTAACGAATGGATGAATACTTTAGCAAAATATGATAAGTTTCCATATACTGGAGTAGTTAAAGCTGTACAGCAAATGAAAGAATATTCAGCAATAAAAGGTAAATCATTCCAAGAGTTATCTAAATGGAGAGATGAAAAGTTGTTTAAGATCTATAAGATAGTTTGGGGAGATAAGGAAAATAATAAATAA
- a CDS encoding haloacid dehalogenase, with the protein MLEELENYLNSAEEKLSLRFDNREKLLLMSRELIRLCGETISLSHRQNKEEALKKFSQALQKAKDIQQITSKYPDLIYGDIVTSFQELAEASIVTSIYFRDKPLLPSDLGISDICYILGVADAIGEMRRAILEFLRKGNIEKAEEFFNIMEKLYEDIWKLEYPKSLIPGLRQKIDNLRRLLEETRHDLFLAKLGKV; encoded by the coding sequence ATGTTAGAAGAATTAGAGAATTATTTAAACTCAGCTGAAGAAAAATTGTCTCTCAGGTTCGATAATAGAGAAAAATTGCTTCTAATGTCTAGAGAATTAATAAGGTTATGTGGTGAAACAATATCATTATCGCATAGGCAAAATAAAGAAGAAGCACTAAAAAAATTCTCTCAAGCTTTACAAAAAGCAAAAGATATACAACAAATTACGTCTAAATATCCGGATTTAATTTATGGAGATATCGTAACATCTTTCCAAGAGCTTGCAGAAGCAAGTATAGTAACATCAATCTATTTTAGAGATAAACCTTTACTTCCTTCTGATCTAGGAATATCAGATATTTGTTATATATTAGGAGTCGCAGATGCAATCGGAGAAATGAGAAGAGCAATTTTAGAGTTTCTAAGGAAAGGAAATATAGAAAAAGCAGAAGAATTCTTCAATATTATGGAAAAATTATATGAAGACATTTGGAAACTGGAATATCCTAAATCGTTAATTCCTGGCTTACGTCAAAAAATAGATAATCTTAGAAGATTATTAGAAGAAACAAGACATGACTTGTTTTTAGCAAAGTTAGGAAAAGTTTGA
- the lysX gene encoding lysine biosynthesis protein LysX yields MKVALVVDIIRQEEKLIVKTLNEKQINYDIINVAQEPLPFNRALGRYDVAIIRAISMYRSLYASAVFESVGVHTINSMEVISTAGDKILTYSKLYKAGIPIPDSIISMSPDATLKAYEQIGYPLIDKPPIGSWGRMVSLVRDLFEGKTIIEHREMLGNSALKVHIVQEYIKDKNRDIRCIVMGKELLGCYARNIPANEWRANVALGGNPSSLVVDDKLKEIALKAASVINGEFISIDVLEHSSKGYVINELNDTPEFKGFMLATGINVPEKLVNYIISNFS; encoded by the coding sequence ATGAAAGTAGCATTAGTTGTAGATATTATTAGACAAGAAGAAAAGTTAATTGTAAAAACTCTAAATGAAAAACAAATTAATTACGATATAATAAATGTAGCTCAAGAACCTTTACCGTTCAATAGAGCACTAGGAAGATATGATGTAGCAATAATAAGGGCTATAAGCATGTATAGATCTTTATATGCATCTGCAGTATTTGAAAGTGTTGGAGTTCATACAATAAATTCTATGGAAGTAATATCTACTGCTGGAGATAAAATATTGACTTATTCAAAATTATATAAGGCAGGAATACCAATACCTGATTCTATCATTTCCATGTCACCTGATGCTACTTTAAAAGCATATGAACAGATAGGATATCCATTAATAGACAAACCACCAATTGGCAGTTGGGGAAGAATGGTATCTTTAGTCAGAGATTTATTCGAAGGAAAAACAATAATAGAACATAGGGAGATGCTAGGAAATTCTGCATTAAAAGTACACATAGTTCAAGAATATATTAAAGACAAAAATAGGGATATTAGATGTATTGTAATGGGAAAGGAATTACTAGGATGTTATGCAAGAAATATTCCTGCTAACGAATGGAGAGCAAATGTAGCTTTAGGAGGTAATCCTTCTTCATTAGTTGTAGATGACAAATTAAAAGAAATTGCATTAAAAGCAGCAAGCGTAATTAATGGAGAATTTATATCTATAGACGTTCTAGAGCACTCATCTAAAGGATATGTTATAAACGAATTAAATGATACGCCAGAATTTAAGGGATTCATGTTAGCAACTGGTATAAACGTTCCAGAAAAATTAGTAAATTATATCATATCAAACTTTTCCTAA